One genomic segment of Mastomys coucha isolate ucsf_1 unplaced genomic scaffold, UCSF_Mcou_1 pScaffold22, whole genome shotgun sequence includes these proteins:
- the Hsbp1 gene encoding heat shock factor-binding protein 1, which translates to MAETDPKTMQDITLVVETLLQQMQDKFQIMSDQIIGRIDDMSSRIDDLEKNIADLMTQAGVEELDPENKVPTAQKS; encoded by the exons ATGGCCGAGACGGACCCCAAGACCATGCAGGACATCACTTTGGTG GTGGAGACGCTCTTGCAGCAGATGCAAGACAAGTTTCAGATCATGTCAGACCAGATCATCGGAAGGA TAGATGACATGAGCAGTCGAATCGACGATCTGGAGAAGAACATCGCTGACCTCATGACCCAGGCTGGAGTAGAAGAACTGGACCCTGAGAACAAAGTGCCCACTGCTCAGAAGAGTTGA